In the Paenibacillus sp. FSL R7-0337 genome, AGGAGCAAGCACCTCCGGCCGGCATGAATATAGAACGGAGTGAGGACGAACATGAGAATCAATAAATTCATCAGTGAGACAGGCTATTGTTCACGCCGTGAAGCAGACAAGCTGGTCGAGGGAGGGCGGGTCACCATCAACGGTGAGACCGCTATGCTGGGCAGCCAGGCTGAAGCAGGGGATAAAGTGCTGATTGACGGCCAGCCGCTTCAGACGGGCAGCAGGATCGTGTATATCGCGCTTCATAAGCCGGTGGGCATTACCTCTACCACAGAAGCGCATATTCAAGGTAATATTGTCGATTTCATAGGACATGAGGAGCGGATTTTCCCGATCGGGCGGCTCGATAAGGATTCAGAGGGATTGATTCTGCTGACCAATGACGGTGACATTGTTAACAAAATATTGCGTGCAGAAGGCAAGCATGAGAAGGAATATGTGGTCACTGTAGATCGACCCGTTACGCCTTCTTTTCTGACCGGCATGTCTACCGGTGTGAGAATTTTGGGCAGCAAGACACTTCCCTGTGAGATTACGCGGATCAGTGAGCGGGTATTCCGTATCGTGCTGACTGAGGGCAAGAACCGGCAAATCCGCCGCATGTGCAGTGCCTTCGGTTATGAAGTGCGGCGGCTGCAGCGCATCCGGGTGATGAATATCCGCCTTGGCGCGCTGAAGACCGGAGAATGGCGGGAGCTGTCTCAGGAGGAGAAGCAAGAGCTGGGCGCTATGCTGAATTATCAGCTGCAATAAGATAATAATGCCATACCTATAATAAGAGCTGCTCCGATTGACCCTGACAGGGGTCGTTCGAAAGCAGCTCTTATTGGTTTCATGTCTATTCAGGGAGCTGTTACATTAGAGACATCCGTGGTCTCTGCAGCAGCATCCTTATATTTACGAAGGATAGATACTTCTACCCGGCGGTTCTTGGCCCGCCCGGCAGCCGTAGCATTGGTAGCGATGGGGTGGTATTCGCCAGAGCCGGTCGGGCTGAATTTCGTCGGGTCCAGGTTGGGATTGAGCAGCAGAATCTTCATGAACTCAAGGGCGCGATCTACGCTAAGATCCCAGTTCGAGGAGTACGTGCTGTTGGAGATTGGAACATTATCGGTATGCCCCTGCACCAATACTTCATAATCGGGAAATTGCTGCAGCATGTTGGATATCGACTTAGCCAGCTGGCGGGATTCGTCCTTCACTATAGCCTGTCCCGAAGCGAACAGGGCATTGTCGCTAATCGTGATCATCAGCTGGGACTGATTCAGCTTGGTGCTAAGCAAGTCGGTCATCCCGTTGTTCTTAATGTACTGGTCGAACTGCTTCTTCAGCTTCTCCAGATCCTCCTGCTCCTTGGCACGGAGCTTGGACAGATCGGAGGTGCCGGTGTTCTTGGCAATCACATTGTTCAGTTTATCCTGCTTGCCCTGGTCCAGCTGGGTGCTGGTCGGGGAATCCGACCGGTACTCCAGGACGCCGCCGCCGCCGCTGAGCGCTGAATTAAAGGCTTCAGCCATTTGCTGAAATTTCACGGCGTCCGTAGCGCTCATGGCGTACATAACTAGGAATAGAGCAACCAGCAGGGTCATCAGATCGGAATAGGGAAGCAGCCAGGATTCATCGGCATGCTCTTCATGTTCCTCATGCCTAGTCTTTTTGCTCACTGGAAGCCCCCTCCTTCTCGCTCAGCTTGGCACGCTCGGACGGAGTCAGGAAGACGGACAGCTTCTGGTTAATGGCTATGGTAGACACCCCGGACTGAATGGAGAGCAGACCCTCCACCATCATCAGGCGGACTTCAATCTCGCGTTTGGATATCCGCTTCAGCTTGTTCGCCATAGGGTGCCACATAACATAACCGGTGAATATCCCGAGCAGGGTTGCAATGAAGGCACCGGCAATCGCATGGGCCAGGACGTCCATGTTACTCATATCACCCAAGGCGGCAATCAGCCCGATAACAGCCCCGAGTACCCCTAGTGTAGGGGCATACATCCCGGCCTGGGAGAAGATCAAGGCTCCGGCCTTATGTCTGTCTTCAGTGGCATGAATATCTTCCATTAATACATCACGGACGAACTCCTGATCATTGCCGTCAATAATCATCCGCATGCCGTTTCGGAGGAAGTTATCTTCAATTTCATCGACATTGGATTCCAGAGCGAGCAGTCCTTCGCGGCGGGTAATGGATGCCCATTCCATGAACATGGTAATCAGTTCGGGCTTACCGACCATCTTTTTCTTCGTAAACAGGATCTTCAACAGCTTAGGGAAATTCTTGACTTCCGACATCGGAAAGGCCATGAAGATGGAGGCAGCCGTGCCAAGAAAAATGATGACATAGGCAGCGGGGTTGTTCAAGCTTGCAAGCGGAGCATGCTTGAGAATCATCCCCCAGATTACTGCGACCAGACCAAAAACCAGGCCTAGAATTGTTGAGATTTCCATTTATACACCTCGTCCATGAGAATTAAGAAGTGATCGACTAACCGCGTATTTCGTCCTTGAACCGCGGGAGAACACTCTGTTCGTAACCAAATCACGTATATTCTTCTTTATCGACATCATTCCCTTTTTTGTGAAGTGATTTTTTCGGCTATAATAGATAAGGTAGGTTATTATTCATCAGCGAAGAAAACGGAGTGATTGATGTGGGAGTTAAGCATGGCAGAGATTACGGTGAAATTCTGGTTGAACTGACAGGAGCCGTTGGACGGATTGCAGACGGGTACATTTTTTTTGAAATGGAGCCTGAAGAGTGGACAAATCTGCCGGAGGAATCAAGGCAGGAGGTCTGGGAGGCGCTTGCGGAAGACCTGTTCTACGCGCTGGGCAACGAGCCGGTCATTCAGGTGGGCAGCGGAGTTGTAATGTACGATAAAGAAACACACCGCATTAATATTCTGCTGGGCGATGAGGATCTGGCTTCGGTCGTTCTTGTATAAAACAGGGGGGAAATGCGGCAGCGGGTTTGTCCCGGGCATCCAGCCATGTTAAAATTGGAAGTGGAGTACTAATTGCCGGGATGTCAGAATACATTTAATCAAAAATCTTTAGCCTGGCACATCCCTTGGACTTTCAGAAGCTGAGGGATGTTTTATTTGAAGGCAAGAGCAGGATTAAGGAACCGTTAACTTAGCAAGGGAGGAAACGAATTGCAATTAACTGAGGAACAACTTCAGGAGCAGATCGGCAAGCTTGAGGGCTGGAAGCTGGAGAGGGATAGGCTGGTGCGCAAATATATGTTCAGTGAATATATGAAGGGAATTGCTTTTGTGGATGAGGTAGCGGCAATTTCGGAGGCCTTTGACCATCACCCGCATATCACCATTGATTACAAGACGGTTGTTCTGCGGCTGGCTGCAGATGTGGAGAAGCTTGATCTCCGCCAGGCGCATGAATTTAATGAGGCATTCGAGAAGACCCGCTAGAGGACAAGGCTCCTATGGAGACAATAGGAATATCTGATCAATAGAAATGCCCGTGCAAGGATCATTCGTTATCCTCGTCACGGGCATTATACATTTGAAATGAAGAGCATGGTGTTTGTACAGGTTGCGGATTATTTCTTCTCGGCCAGCCATAGGGCTACATTCGCAATCTCTTCAGGGGCCAGCCTGTCTTTGAAGGAAGGCATCTGTCCGCGGCCCTTGGTGACTATGCTGTAGATCTGCGGCGCGTCATGCGAAGCGCCTTCCTGCTGCAGGCTGGGTCCCGCCCCGCCCTGAAGCTGGTCACCGTGGCAGGAGATACAATTGGCCTTCACTGTAGCTTCTGCGCCAGCAGCGTCCAGCACAACCTCCGGCATGGTCGGCTTGTTCTGCTCCGCCACCTCGGATTTACCGGGTAAGGTAAACATTAAGATTACTGCAAAGGCACAGGCGGCAAAAAACAAACCGCTCATGATCCATTTCTGCATCTGCATCCGTCCCTCCATGTAAGCTGCTGACTCCATTATAGCGGATGGTGAAGCGTTATCATAGTATTTGTGTCAAAAAAATGAACACAAACGATCCATTTTTTTGCAAATCAATCTGTCTCCAGTGCTATTCCTCATAGACCATGCAATAAAAAGGCTTATTGCCGGTCGGGGTGCGGCGTTCATAGGTATCCGTTATAGTGAATCCGCATTTCTGGTAAGCGCGGATGGCGCGCTGGTTCCAGGTCAGCACCTCCAGGTCGATCTCACGCTCCGGGTATCGCGCCCGTGCTGCCTGCACAATAGCCTTCATGAACAGATGCCCCATTCCATGGCCGCACAGCTCGGGCCGCATTCCGACACCAAGCCGGACTACCCCCTCCATCGGAAAGAGCTGGGCGAAGCCGCACAGATCCCCCTGTCCGTTCACTACAGATACATATTGCTCACTGCGAAGCTGCGGGTCTCCGAACTCCACGCCCAGCGCCTGCATCTGCTCCCAGGACATCCAGCCGTAAATATTATACGGAGGCTTGTAGCTCCACTCACAGATCTCAGCGGCATGCTGCGGTTCCATAGGCACCACATAAAAGGTTAACGGGGAGCTAATCATTACGGGAGGCCTCCTTCCAGCCGAAACTGCTTTTAAAGGACGGAAAAGCCGTTTCCACTTGTTCTTCTATTAATTATATACAAAAACAGCCAGTTTCGACGCAAATTCCTTGCGGAAATGCAGAAACTTGACAAACGCCAATAATTATTTTCTGAAAGTACAGAATCGGTGTTTTACAAATATAGAGACGGGTAAGTAATTTTATAGACAAAAAAAAGCCCTTCTCCAAGATTTCGGCAAAAATCTTGGAAAAGAGCGTAGGTTACAAAGAATTATTGTACATCATCGTTGTCTTGGGAATCCGAAGCTACAGTCTTGTAGGCATCTGTACTCATGATTCGTTTGGCGCCAACGTAGCGGTTGACGTAATAGCTGTCACTCAGCGAACTGATGGTTACACCGCGTGAGGAAGAGGCATGGGCGAATTCGCCGTCACCAACATAGATACCTACATGGGATATGCCCTTACCGCTTGTATTGAAGAATACAAGATCGCCTGGTCTCATCTCGTCACGGGACACGTCAGTACCCATCTGGTACTGAGAGCCGGATTGATGGGGCAGGTTAATGCCGATCTTATCAAAAACATACATTGTAAATCCGGAGCAATCAAACCCGTTAGTTGATGTACCGCCGGATACGTATTTGGTTCCGATGGCTTTGTCGATCACTTTATCCATTTTGGAATCCGCGAAAGCGCTTCCTGCTCCGATTGTGAAGATAATGGACAAGCTTAGTACTGCGGCTGCTAGCTTCTTCTTCAAAAGTAAATACCCCTTCCAATGCCTACGAGGTTAGCTTAAGGGTTCGGTTGGAGGTCCCCTATGACCCCTCTTAGAATAGGAGGTCAATTCACCCAAAGTGGTTCCCCCGTTTCCCTAATTCATTAGGGAACTCGGCATGACTGTTGATTAGGATTAGCGGTTCATTCAATACATGACAAAACCTTTGTTAAAAGCGATTCAATAATTACAAAAATGTTACTAAAAGCTCACTGCGATAATTGTAACAAAGACTAAGGCGCTTGGCAATCACTTATAACATATTAATCCATCTTTTTTGCTGTTTTTTAGAGTTATAGCCCTTTCGAAAGACTCATATCTATGCGCCGGGGTTATTTAATATGATTTTTTC is a window encoding:
- the motA gene encoding flagellar motor stator protein MotA; protein product: MEISTILGLVFGLVAVIWGMILKHAPLASLNNPAAYVIIFLGTAASIFMAFPMSEVKNFPKLLKILFTKKKMVGKPELITMFMEWASITRREGLLALESNVDEIEDNFLRNGMRMIIDGNDQEFVRDVLMEDIHATEDRHKAGALIFSQAGMYAPTLGVLGAVIGLIAALGDMSNMDVLAHAIAGAFIATLLGIFTGYVMWHPMANKLKRISKREIEVRLMMVEGLLSIQSGVSTIAINQKLSVFLTPSERAKLSEKEGASSEQKD
- the motB gene encoding flagellar motor protein MotB, whose translation is MSKKTRHEEHEEHADESWLLPYSDLMTLLVALFLVMYAMSATDAVKFQQMAEAFNSALSGGGGVLEYRSDSPTSTQLDQGKQDKLNNVIAKNTGTSDLSKLRAKEQEDLEKLKKQFDQYIKNNGMTDLLSTKLNQSQLMITISDNALFASGQAIVKDESRQLAKSISNMLQQFPDYEVLVQGHTDNVPISNSTYSSNWDLSVDRALEFMKILLLNPNLDPTKFSPTGSGEYHPIATNATAAGRAKNRRVEVSILRKYKDAAAETTDVSNVTAP
- a CDS encoding pseudouridine synthase; this translates as MRINKFISETGYCSRREADKLVEGGRVTINGETAMLGSQAEAGDKVLIDGQPLQTGSRIVYIALHKPVGITSTTEAHIQGNIVDFIGHEERIFPIGRLDKDSEGLILLTNDGDIVNKILRAEGKHEKEYVVTVDRPVTPSFLTGMSTGVRILGSKTLPCEITRISERVFRIVLTEGKNRQIRRMCSAFGYEVRRLQRIRVMNIRLGALKTGEWRELSQEEKQELGAMLNYQLQ
- a CDS encoding cytochrome c → MQKWIMSGLFFAACAFAVILMFTLPGKSEVAEQNKPTMPEVVLDAAGAEATVKANCISCHGDQLQGGAGPSLQQEGASHDAPQIYSIVTKGRGQMPSFKDRLAPEEIANVALWLAEKK
- a CDS encoding 4a-hydroxytetrahydrobiopterin dehydratase: MQLTEEQLQEQIGKLEGWKLERDRLVRKYMFSEYMKGIAFVDEVAAISEAFDHHPHITIDYKTVVLRLAADVEKLDLRQAHEFNEAFEKTR
- a CDS encoding C40 family peptidase, with translation MKKKLAAAVLSLSIIFTIGAGSAFADSKMDKVIDKAIGTKYVSGGTSTNGFDCSGFTMYVFDKIGINLPHQSGSQYQMGTDVSRDEMRPGDLVFFNTSGKGISHVGIYVGDGEFAHASSSRGVTISSLSDSYYVNRYVGAKRIMSTDAYKTVASDSQDNDDVQ
- a CDS encoding GNAT family protein; protein product: MISSPLTFYVVPMEPQHAAEICEWSYKPPYNIYGWMSWEQMQALGVEFGDPQLRSEQYVSVVNGQGDLCGFAQLFPMEGVVRLGVGMRPELCGHGMGHLFMKAIVQAARARYPEREIDLEVLTWNQRAIRAYQKCGFTITDTYERRTPTGNKPFYCMVYEE